In one Brevibacillus composti genomic region, the following are encoded:
- a CDS encoding amino acid ABC transporter ATP-binding protein — translation MENIIEVKHIHKSYGSHEVLKDIDFTVKKGEVVTIIGSSGSGKSTLLRCINLLEKPSGGEIIYKGENILDDKHDIFTYRRHLGMVFQQFNLFHNHNVLGNCVVGQVKVLKRTREEAEKVAMKYLKVVGMDKYIHAKPKQLSGGQKQRVAIARALSMEPDVMLFDEPTSALDPEMVGEVLKVMKELAESGLTMLIVTHEMEFAKEVSDRVVFMDKGVIAEEGSPDQIFNHPKQERTREFLKRTLKSS, via the coding sequence ATGGAAAATATCATTGAAGTGAAGCACATCCATAAATCCTACGGATCGCATGAAGTGTTGAAAGACATCGATTTCACCGTGAAAAAAGGAGAAGTCGTGACCATCATCGGTTCCTCCGGTTCGGGCAAATCCACGCTGCTTCGCTGCATCAATCTGCTGGAAAAACCGAGCGGCGGCGAGATCATCTACAAAGGTGAGAATATCCTGGATGACAAGCATGATATTTTCACCTACCGCCGTCATCTCGGGATGGTCTTCCAGCAATTTAACCTGTTTCACAACCACAACGTGCTGGGCAATTGCGTGGTCGGACAGGTCAAAGTATTGAAGCGCACCAGGGAAGAAGCGGAGAAAGTCGCGATGAAGTACCTGAAGGTCGTGGGGATGGACAAGTACATTCACGCCAAACCCAAGCAGCTGTCGGGCGGGCAAAAGCAGCGGGTGGCAATCGCCCGCGCTCTTTCCATGGAGCCGGATGTGATGCTGTTTGATGAACCGACGTCTGCCCTCGATCCCGAGATGGTCGGGGAAGTGCTGAAAGTGATGAAGGAGCTGGCGGAGTCGGGTCTGACGATGTTGATCGTGACGCATGAGATGGAATTTGCCAAGGAAGTCTCGGATCGGGTGGTCTTTATGGACAAAGGCGTCATTGCGGAGGAAGGCAGCCCCGATCAGATTTTCAATCATCCCAAACAAGAGCGCACGCGGGAGTTTTTAAAACGGACCTTGAAGAGTTCCTGA